Sequence from the Salinicoccus sp. Bachu38 genome:
AATCTGGCTGTCGGCTTTGACAACATCGATCTGGAAGCGGCCCGGGCGCATGATGTCATCATTACGAACACTCCGGATGTGCTGACCGAAACCACTGCCGAACTTGCATTCACGCTGATGCTGACGGCCGCACGTCGTGTACTGGAGGCGAACCGCGAGCTGATGGCAGGGGAATGGTCGGGCTGGAGCCCATATCACATGGCCGGTACGGATGTCTTCGGCAAGACGGTGGGCATCTTCGGCATGGGCTCGATCGGAGCGGCATTCGCCAGGCGCCTGTCTGGCTTCCGTTCTAAAGTCCTCTATCATAACCGCAGCCGCTCCGAAGTCGGGGAGTCCATGGGTGCAGAACTGGTCTCATTCGAAGATCTGCTGGCTGAATCGGACTTTGTATTATGTGCTGCCCCGCTCACTGAAGAGACGAAGCACCGTTTTGACAGGGAGGCATTCAGCCGCATGAAGGAGAGCGCCTTCTTCGTCAATATCGGCCGCGGCGCCCACGTTGTGGAGGAAGACCTCGCAGAAGCGGTCAGAACTGGTGAAATAAAAGGCGCCGCCCTCGATGTTTTTGAAAACGAACCGATCGGCAGGGACCATCCTTTCATCGGCATCGACAACATGACGCTGCTTCCGCACATCGGCAGCGCATCGGTGGATACGCGGAACAACATGATGAACCTGTGCGTCAACAATATCATGGAAGTATTGAATGGCGGTAAGCCGATTACACCGGTAAAATAGGGAAGGGCGCCCTCAGGGGGTGCCTTCAGCCCTTATTGTCAACTTTAAATAAATAAAGGTTAACAAAGGCTCCGGATAGTGGTATGATGGGAGGCAAATAGGAAAGAGGTGGTTTGATGTCAACGAAACATCTTGTGTATGTTGCCCTGTTTGCCGCACTGATTGCAATCGGTGCACAGATCCGTCTGCCCATCGGCCCGGTGCCGGTGACATTGCAGGTGCCGATGGTCCTGCTTGCCGGCCTGTTGCTGGGACCGAAGCTTGGCGCAATGAGTGCGCTCGTCTATATGCTGATGGGTCTGGTCGGTCTGCCAGTCTTCGCCGGAGGCGGGGGACTCGGCACGGTCGTTTCACCGACTTTCGGCTTTATTCTCGGTTATATACCTGCCGCCTGGCTTGCGGGATTCGGTGCTACATACAAATCTTCACTTGCCGGTGCAATCAGCTTCGCACTCATTGCATTGGCCGTCATTTTTATAGCCGGCTTCCTGTACTTCGTCTTCATCATGAACGTGGTGCTCGGCACGCCGATGAGTGCTGTGGAGGCATTCAAGGTGGCGGTGCTCCCATTCGTGCTGAAGGATGTAGTCGTAGCCGTGCTGACGAGCCTGTTTGCCCGTACGCTCCATACCCGCGGGTTCAGCCTGGCGAGTGGCTGATGAAGAAAAAATGCCACTGGAGACCTCCAGTGGCAAAAATCAGGCTTCCTTTTCGATTGACTTCTGAACGGGCTTGAGCTGCACATGGCCGTCCTGTACGATCTCATCATTTACAGTGACGAGCGGATAGAACAGTTCGTCATCATTGATGCGTTCGATGAGGCTCTCGTCGAAATCCGACAGGTTGTCCGCGCGGTCGATGTCGATATAATTGAAATTCAGTTCGTGGTCAGGGTATTTTCGCGACAGTACAGCTTCAAGCCATTCATAGGTGTCCTTGGAGCCTGGTGCATTGACGCAGCTTGCACATACGACGTCACGGCCGTATACGTTGATTGCATACTTCATAAAGTAACATCCGCCTTTCAGATGATGGATTTTTTCTTCCATATCCATTATAATATACATATAATCATTTGCGTATGAAATAATAGGGAGTGAATTTCATGACTACAGGACAAGATACGATGTTTGAACAAGTCGATGAAGTATTGGATAAATTGCGTCCTTTTCTGCTAAGGGATGGCGGGGACTGTGAGCTTGTGGATGTGGAAGACGGCATTGTGAAGTTGCGTCTTCTCGGAGCTTGTGGCACGTGCCCAAGTTCAACGATCACACTCAAGGCAGGAATCGAACGTGCACTGCTTGAAGAAGTACCAGGTTTTGTGGAAGTGGAACAGGTATTCTGATACATCCAAATAAACAGCCCCCGCAGTGCGGGGGCTGTTTATTAATTGTTGCCGAGTTTGTACATCCACAGCACACCGCTTTTCAGCATGCGTGCGATACGGCCTGTGACCGTCCGTTCCTTGAGGTAGGCGAACCCTTCCTTGGAGCCGAGCGATCCGAGGATGCCCTGCATTTTGATGTCGGACATCTTTTCGGGAAGCGCCTTGCCCTTGATGATATCCTCCATGATTTCCGCAATCTGTTCCGCCTGGCCTTCCGCCACCTGTGCTGATGGTGCATGCTTGAGGGCTGCGGAATCGCCGACCACATAGACGTTTTCGTATTCCGGAACCTGATGGTACTGGTTGAGTACGACACGTCCACCGGGGCCGAACTCAACCGGAAGGTTGCGTACGACTTCGACCGGCTGCACGCCGGCTGTCCAGATGGCCAGATCCAGATCATGCGATTCATTGTTGTTGTAGACCTTGTCGGCTTCGACCTTCACGATGTTCGAATTCGGGATGACTTCGACATCATTGTCATCGAACCACCTTTTGACATAGGCACTGAGACGTGCCGGATACATTGGAAGGATACGGTCGCCACGATCGAACAGCTTGATGGTGAGGTCTTCACGCGCTTCGCGCAGCTCGCTGGCCACTTCGATGCCGCTCAGTCCTGCACCGACGATGCCGACTGTGGAGCCGGGCTTGAGATCTCCGATGCTTTCGTAGGTGGCACGCGACTCCCTCAGGGATTGGATACTGTAGGTATGTTCCTTCGCGCCCGGCACATCATGGTATTTATCCTCACAGCCGAGACCGATGACGAGCATGTCATAGTCCAGCGTCTGCTTCTCGAGGATGACTCTGCTGTTGTCGATATCGATTTCAGCAACCGTGTCAAAGACGATATTGACCTTGTCATCATCCGGGAAGTCGACACGGACGTTCTTTTCACTTTTCGTCCCTGCAGCCAGGGCATAGTATTCAGTTTTCATCCCGTGGAAAGGGTTCTTGTCCACGAGTGTGATGGTGTAGTCGGAGGGCAATTTTGGAAGGATACGCTGAATGAAACGCATATTCCCATAGCCGCCTCCGAGGCATACGATAGTCTTCATAGTCAGTACCGCCTTGTATTAGAAATTCTATTATTTACATTATAATATTTAACGCGATAAACTACAATGAAAGTCGGCAATAATGCCGAGAAAGAGGGAATGCAATGTTTACCCTTGTCGAGTTCTGTTCATCAAATATGCTGAAGGGCACCGAGGAGGTGTACCGGACACTGGACGAAGACCCGGAGATCGATGTGCTGGATTATGGCTGTCTGAACAACTGCGGGCTATGCAGCAAAGCATTCTTCGTACTTGTGGACGGTGAAATTGTCAGCGCCATGACCCCGGAGAAGCTCCTTGAGAAGATATATAAAAGAATAGACAGGAACAAAAGAGATATGGAGGAATGGACCGATGATTTGAGTTAGACGGCCGTTTGCTCTATAATTGGAAATAATAAAAAATAATTAGGGGTGATAATGTGTCTCATGTAACTCTAACTGAAAGTGCCGCCTATGAAGTGAAGGATATGCTCGAAAAGAACGAAATGGAGAATGGCTACCTCAGATTCAAAGTCCAGGGCGGAGGCTGCACAGGCCTGACATACGGCATGGCAGCTGAACTGGAACAGACGGACAAGGATGAAGTGTACGAATTCCATGGCGTCAAAGTACTCGTCGCCAAGAAGGACATTCCCGTCATAGATGGCACTGTAATCGATTTTAAACAGTCCCTGATGGGCGGCGGTTTTACAATAGACAACCCGAACGCCACACTCGCCTGCGGCTGCGGCTCTTCATTCCGCACAAAAGAGGTCGCCGGACAACCGGAAGATTGTTAAAGAATCAGCCAAACCGCTTGAAATATGTGAAGAAAATCGCTAATATTATAAGAGATTAATATTAGCGGTTTTAATTATGCCTAAATTCAGGTGCAATCTAAAAAATGGAGAGAAAAGGTGACGTTATAATGAGCTTTGAGAGAAAGAAAATTTTGGTGCTGGGTGCAGGGTACGCAGGCTTGCAGACAATATCCAAACTTCAGAAACTGTTATCTCATCAAGATGCCGACATTACACTCATCAATAAGAATGAGTACCATTACGAAGCGACATGGCTGCATGAAACAGCTGCCGGAACGATCGATTGGGAAGAAGGCGTCTACCCGATCAACAAAGTGGTCGATGCACAGAAGGTCGCCTTCGTTCCAGCAGAGGTCACTGCAATCCACAAGGATGAGCAACGTGTGGAAACGACACAGGGTACATTCGAATATGACATCCTTGTCGTCGCACTCGGTTTCGAAAGTGAAACTTTCGGCATCGATGGCATGGAGGAGCATGCCCATTCTATCGTCAACCCGCAGACATCCCTTGAAGCGCGCGAGGAGATCGAGCGCAACTTCGCAAACTACAAGAAGTCCAACGACCCCAAGGATATTTCCATCCTGGTCGGCGGTGCAGGCTTTACAGGCATAGAGTATCTGGGCGAACTGGTTGAAAGTGTTCCGGAACTTTGTGAAAAGCATGGCATCGACTACAACAAAGTGAACATTACCTGTGTGGAAGCAGCGCCTAAAATGCTGCCGATGTTCCCTGAAAATCTGGTCGACTATGCTGTAAAGTATCTGGAAGACCGCGGTGTCAAATTCATGGTCGACACGCCGATCGTGGCAGCCAATGAAGACGGCTTCGTTGTGGAAGTGGATGATGAAAAACAGCAGATCGAAGCGAACAGCGTCATCTGGACAGCCGGTGTACGCGGCAGCAGTCTGATGGAGGAATCTTTCGACGATGTCAAACGGGGACGCATCATTGTACGTCCGGACCTTCGCATCGAAGGGTATGACAACATCTATGCCATCGGTGACGTCGCTGCAGTGATGAACGGGGAGACTGAACGCCCATGGCCGACAACTGCCCAGATTGCAATGCAGCTAGGTGAACATACAGCGAAGAACATCGAGCTTTCGCTCAAAGGCGAAAAGCTTGAGCCGTTCTCCTATGATGACAAAGGTACTGTCTGCTCACTCGGATCAAAAGACGGCATCGGGCTCGTCATGGGCCGTGAGATCAAAGGCAAGAAGGCAGCCTTCATGAAGCGCCTCATCGATTCCAGGGCCATATTCAAAATCGGTGGACCACTGCTCGCCTATTCAAAAGGAAAACTGTTCTGATACAACTGATAAGACAGGCATGGGTATTGCTTTAATGCCCGTGCCTTTTTTTCATGTGGAGGGTAATCAATAATGTCAATAATACAACTCGTAATATCCATGCTGTTGTTCTTTGTCCTATTCTATGGCATCAGTTTCATACTGAATATGATATTGAAGATGACATGGCTGATGGTGGGCGTATATCCTTTCATCGTCCTGCTCATCGTTGACGGCATATCAACAGCGGAATATTTTACAAATACATCTGAAGCTTTCAGTACCCTTGGGGAAAGGCTCGTGAATCTGCATCCGGCAGATATGCTGATGCTTGGAAGCGGGCTTGTCGGGACGATACTTGCCGGTATGACAATCCGCTACTTGCGCAAAGCCGGGTACCAGATGTTCTAGGAGGATAAATGATGGAATTTCAATATCGCGACAAATATGTCGCAACAGATGAACCGATCATTATCGGGCTGCCGCATGAGCCGGCCCGTATGGAGAATTACGAAGAAGTGGATACGCTGCTGGGAGGCCAGATGGAAGACATCATCAGGGAGGATGTCCTGTCAACTGAATTTTCGACAGTGACAACGACGGGTGTGACCATACAGCGGGACTACCGCAAAGTCATTGCCGTCGGGCTGGGGAAGATTGAAGCGCTTGATCCCGTGAGACTGTCGGAAGCACTGGGCAGAATGTTCCAATTCCTGAAAGACACGGATACAGTCCGTGGCCAGATACTGCTGGATACATTTCCGGTGGATATAGACCTGCTTGCTGAGACGATGGCCATTATGGCGGAAGTCAGTGTGTATGAATTCAATACATATAAGACAAACCAGCCGCCCCTGTTCAGTGAGGAGGCGGTGTTCTCGATCACCAGCAGGACGGATATCGAAGACAGGATGTCACGGTATAGAAAAGTAGGCGAGGGCATCGTCATGGCGAGGAATTTCAGTGAGACGCCGCCGAACATCATGACACCCGAACATATGGCGGACAAGATTGCGGCGGTATTCCGGTCCCATCCCCATGTCACCGGAGAAGTGAAGAATGACGAAGTACTGGAAGAAGAGGGCTATGGACTGATCACTGCAGTCGGCAAGGCATCCCAGTCGAAGCCCCGGCTCGTCACCATCGAATACCGGCACCCGGAAGCGAAAGGCTACAGGCCGATTGCCCTGGTAGGCAAGGGAATCACGTTTGATACAGGCGGCTATTCGATCAAGACGAAGACCGGCATGCCTGAAATGAAGTATGATATGAGTGGGGCAGCGAATGTCGTCGGCATGATCCACGCCATTTCGGAAATGGGGCTGCCCGTCCACGTGATTGGTGTTGTAGCCCTTGCAGAAAATATGGTTGATGGAAATGCCATGCGTCCGGATGATGTCTATGTTTCCCACAGTGGCCAGTCGGTGGAAATAAAGAACACGGACGCAGAAGGGCGCCTGGTCCTTGGAGACGCGGTTTTCCACGCTTCCCAGTACGCACCGAGCCTGATCATGGATTTTGCAACGTTGACAGGTGCTGTTGTGGCAGCACTCGGAACAGAGCGCACAGGTGTGTTTACAAACAAGGATGCGGCATTCCTCACCCCGCTTGTCGAAATGACGAAGTATACAGGCGAAGAGGTGTGGCATCTGCCTATCTCCGATATTGAAGAGAAGAATGTGCGCCAATCACAAGTGGCCGACCTGACGAATCATGTGGAAAAGCCTGGCCGTGCGTCATTCGCGGCCTGTTTCATCAAGCAGTTCGCCAATGGCACACCATGGATCCATTTTGATATTGCAGGTACAGGCACATCGGATAAAGAAACGCCATACGGTCCAAAAGGGGCCACCGGTGTTATGATCCGCACAATTGTAAAATTGTTCGAAACAGGGAACGTCCATGAATAGCGGAGGCCTGATTGAACTGCTGGAAATCGAGGTCGTGCGTGATGAACCTGGACTGATGGTCATGGACATGCCGGTCACGGAGAAGGTGCTGCAGCCCTACGGTTTTCTTCATGGCGGGGCGAACGTCGTGCTGGCGGAAACCGCAGCAAGCCGGGGGGCAGCAGGGTTGATTGCAGACGATGAAATCACCTTCGGCATGGAGATCAACGCCAACCATATAAAGACGAAGCAGACGGGCAGGCTGACGGCCACAGCAAGATGCCGGCATCAGGGCAGGAGTACCCAGATATGGGAAATCGAGATCATGGATGAGGCAGACGCACTCGTCTGCCTGTCCCGGTGCACGATGGCGGTAAAAAAGAAGAGATGAAAAAATGCGATGGATCCTTAATGGATTCATCGCATTTTTTCATTTATTTCTTATAGTTCTTGATTGTGATCGGGTGGGCATCCGGATTGTCGGATTCGCCCATCTCGTCCCGTCTGAGTTCATTCAGTACAGTGAGCTTGTACGGCGTGACGCCGGTATGGAACGCACTGCGTGAAAGCATGTGGGCAGATACCGGGGCAGTGATGAAGATGAACAGGATGGCCAGGAAAAGCTTGCTGTCCATGTATCCGTCCATATACCAGAAGTAGAGGAAGGTGCCGATCATCATCATCATCACCCCGAGGGTGGAGCTCTTCGAAGCTGCATGCATCCGGGAATAGACATCAGGCAGCCTGATGACCCCGATGGCACTGACAGCTGTAAAGAAGGCTCCGGCAAGGATGAAGAAGGCGATGATGCTACTCGCTATGATCTCTATCATTTTCAAAAATCACGCCTTTCTCCAGATATTTGGCAAATGCGATGGTGGCGATATAGGCCAGTATGCCGATGAGCAGGATGACCACAAGCAGATAGGTCGTGTGCAGCGTCATGGCAATCAGAGCAATCATCGCCATCAGCATGACACCGAAGGCATCAAGGGCCATGACCTTGTCGTGGAGCGAAGGACCTTTTACCATACGGTACACCATGCCGACCATCGAGAATGCCAGAATGATGATGCTCAATATAATGACGATATCAAGGAAAGTATTCATGGTTTCTTCACCTCTTTGATCGCCTGTTCAAAACTGTCCTTGATCGAGGCGATCTCCGTTTCCGAATCTTCAACGTCGAGTCCATGGACATACAGCGTGGAGTGGTCATCGGATATGGCCACCACGACGGTCCCCGGAGTCAATGTAATCAGGGCGGACAGCAGACTGACAGCCCATTCGTCTTCAAGGTCGCATGGGTATGCAAAAAATCCGGGACGTATATCTATCTTTGGTCTCAGAACAATCCTTACGACATCGATGTTGGCCAATATCATCTGCCAGATGAAAATGAAGACGAGAATGATAATCGCTTTGACCCTTCTCAAGTAGAAGGACCCCGGGAGGAAATTCCTGAGCATATAGACAGCGAGCATTCCAAGCAGGTAGCCTGCGGTGAATGAAGCCACAGTGAAATTCGAGGACAGGAACATCCATAGGGCCGCAAGGCCCAGGTTGATCAATATTTGTAATGCCATCTATTCCACCTCCGGCAGATAATTAGAGTAAGAGGCAGGATCGTAGAAGGATTGTGCTGCCATCTCGAACAACGGATAGAGTGCATCTGCAGCCAGGCCGAAGGCGATGGAAACGATCACCATCGCAAAGGAGGCGAAGATCAGCTTATCGCTTTTGACGGGCTTCAGCCTGCTGAAATCCATATCCTCGCCCCAGAATGCACTGATGAATATCCGGACGACCGAGTACAGTACGACCAGGCTCGAAACGAGTACGATGATGCCGGCGATGTAGTTGTCATTCGTGAACGTCGACTGGACGATGAACAGCTTGCCGTAGAAGCCCGGAAATGGCGGCACTCCTGCGAGCGACAGCGTGGCAATGAAGAACATCCAGCCGGTGACCGGATGGATCTTGATCAGGCCGCCAAGCCTTTCGGCATTCGTCTCTCCTGTACGGTAGATGAGAAAGCCGACAAGCATGAACAGTGCCGCTTTGATGATCATGTCATGGATCAGATAGTAGAATGCACCGAGCATTCCGGCTTCATCCATCATTGATACACCGACCAGGATGATGCCGACGGCGATCAGTATGTTATAGATGATGATGCGTTTCATGTCCGCATAGCTGAGTGCACCGATGGATCCCATGATGATGGTGGCCAAAGCCAGCAGAAGCAGCATCTGATGTGTGAATTCGACGTTATCTATGAAGAACAGGCTGTACGTCCTCGCAATGGCATAGATGCCGACTTTGGTAAGCAGTGCGCCGAACAGTACGAGTGCAGGCATCGGCGGTGCATAATAGGAACCCGGCAGCCAGAAGTAGAGGGGGAATACCCCTGCCTTCGTCGCAAATACGAACAGGAAGACGACAGCGACGAGTGTCATGATGCTGTAGTTCCCCTCAAATCCTTCAAGCTTGGCATGGATATCCGCCATATTGAGTGAACCTGTCACCGAATAGAGATAGGCAAGGCCAAGAACGAAGAAGTTCGAGGAGATCATGTTGACGAGTATATATTTGAACCCTTCCTGGAGCTGGATCTTCGTGCCGCCCAAAGTGATCAGCACATAGGAAGCAAGCAGGAAGACTTCGAAGAATACAAACATGTTGAATATATCCCCGGTGGAGAACGCGCCGTTCACACCTGAAATCATGAACATTACCATGACATAGTAGTAGAACTTCTCACGTTCGATGCCGATGGACTGGAATGAATAGATTACAGTAAACAGTGTGATGATTGCGGTTGTAAGAAGCAGGAGTGCCGCCGCCATGTCTATGACGACACTGATGCCGAAAGGCGGTGCCCAGTTTCCAAGGAATGTCGCAATCGTGCCATTTTGATAGACAAGGACGACCAGCCAAACGGCAGAGATGATGATGAGCAGACTGCTTATTGTCGCAATCACCCTATGTGCCAATGGCCGTCGCCCTATAAATAACATGATGATTCCTGCGAAAAACGGAATCATTATTGGCAATAGAGGCAATATGTTAGTCGTCATGTGGAACTCCTTTCATCTGTTCAACGTCGTCTGTACCGAGTTCCCTGTAGCTTCTCAGGGCAAGTACCAGTATATAGGCAGTCAGTGCAAACGCAATGACGATTGCGGTCAGGATGAGCGCCTGGGGCAACGGGTCAGAGTAGTTGGATACTTCTTCATCGAGTACGGGAATGTTCCCGCGCTTCAGCTGTCCCATGGTAAGGAGCATCAGGTGGACCCCATGACTGAGCAGTGCGGTACCGATGATGATCCTTATCACACTTTTCGACAGCATCATGTAGACGGCTGATCCGATGAGGATACCGCTCAATATGATTGTTATCAGTTCCATTATTCATCCGCCTCCCCTACAAGTACGATGATGAGCAGGGCGGTGGCAGCGACGGTCAGGAAGACGCCGATGTCAAAGAGGACGGCGGAGTGGAGTGCCACTTCCCCGAACACTGGAATCTCCACATATGTGTGCTGATGTGTAAAGAACGGTGTGCCGAACAGGAATGACAGGGTCGGTATGCCTGCTGCAAACAGCAGGCCGATTGTGATGACCAGCCGGAAATCGATCGGCACCATATTCTCGAGCGTCTTCCTGTCATAAGCGATCACCAGGAGTATCAGTGCCGCTGCGGCAAGCAGGCCGCCGACAAATCCGCCTCCAGGCGTATAGTGCCCTGCAAAGAACAGGTTGAAGGAGAACATGATGATGATGAAGAAGACCAATTTCGCAGTGAATTGCAGGAACACGTCGTTCATCTGTTTCTGAACTTTATTATATCCGGCTTTCTTCAGCGTGTTCTTCACTATTCTCATCCTTTCTGTTCAATCTGAGTTTCATCAGGCTGTATATGCCAATCCCTGCGATACCGAATACGAGTGTTTCGAAGAGTGTATCGAAACCACGGAAGTCGACAAGTATGACGTTGACCATATTGCCGCCCGCTGCAAGCTCATATACATTCTCGATATGGAACTCGCTGATGCGGTCGAACAGACGGTTCGAGTAGGCTGTAAGCCCGATGATGATGACGATGAGTGCCACCCCGAGAGAAACGAGGAAGTTCGTCAGTTTAAATCGCATACGCTCCTGGTGCCTGCTCTTCTTCGGAAGATGATAGAAACATACCAGGAAGAGTGCTGTCGTCACCGTTTCGATGGCGAGTTGGGTCAATGCCAGGTCAGCTGCCCTGAAGAATACAAAGAACAGGGACATGGAAAAGCCGATGGCACCGAGCATGATGATGGAAACCATGCGTGATTTCGTGGCCAGAATGACCCCGATGGAAACCAGTATGATGAGTACGACGGCCATTTCGTGTATACGGACCGGCGCCATATCATCGAAGCTGATGCGTATGCCTGTATTCAACAGCGTAAGGATGCCCATCACGATGAAGAACAGGAATATATATACCAGATATGAGC
This genomic interval carries:
- a CDS encoding PaaI family thioesterase; translated protein: MNSGGLIELLEIEVVRDEPGLMVMDMPVTEKVLQPYGFLHGGANVVLAETAASRGAAGLIADDEITFGMEINANHIKTKQTGRLTATARCRHQGRSTQIWEIEIMDEADALVCLSRCTMAVKKKR
- a CDS encoding biotin transporter BioY, yielding MSTKHLVYVALFAALIAIGAQIRLPIGPVPVTLQVPMVLLAGLLLGPKLGAMSALVYMLMGLVGLPVFAGGGGLGTVVSPTFGFILGYIPAAWLAGFGATYKSSLAGAISFALIALAVIFIAGFLYFVFIMNVVLGTPMSAVEAFKVAVLPFVLKDVVVAVLTSLFARTLHTRGFSLASG
- a CDS encoding Na(+)/H(+) antiporter subunit C, which codes for MELITIILSGILIGSAVYMMLSKSVIRIIIGTALLSHGVHLMLLTMGQLKRGNIPVLDEEVSNYSDPLPQALILTAIVIAFALTAYILVLALRSYRELGTDDVEQMKGVPHDD
- the mnhG gene encoding monovalent cation/H(+) antiporter subunit G, whose protein sequence is MIEIIASSIIAFFILAGAFFTAVSAIGVIRLPDVYSRMHAASKSSTLGVMMMMIGTFLYFWYMDGYMDSKLFLAILFIFITAPVSAHMLSRSAFHTGVTPYKLTVLNELRRDEMGESDNPDAHPITIKNYKK
- a CDS encoding Na+/H+ antiporter subunit E, yielding MALQILINLGLAALWMFLSSNFTVASFTAGYLLGMLAVYMLRNFLPGSFYLRRVKAIIILVFIFIWQMILANIDVVRIVLRPKIDIRPGFFAYPCDLEDEWAVSLLSALITLTPGTVVVAISDDHSTLYVHGLDVEDSETEIASIKDSFEQAIKEVKKP
- a CDS encoding YuzD family protein, encoding MEEKIHHLKGGCYFMKYAINVYGRDVVCASCVNAPGSKDTYEWLEAVLSRKYPDHELNFNYIDIDRADNLSDFDESLIERINDDELFYPLVTVNDEIVQDGHVQLKPVQKSIEKEA
- a CDS encoding YuiB family protein produces the protein MSIIQLVISMLLFFVLFYGISFILNMILKMTWLMVGVYPFIVLLIVDGISTAEYFTNTSEAFSTLGERLVNLHPADMLMLGSGLVGTILAGMTIRYLRKAGYQMF
- a CDS encoding Na(+)/H(+) antiporter subunit F1, producing MNTFLDIVIILSIIILAFSMVGMVYRMVKGPSLHDKVMALDAFGVMLMAMIALIAMTLHTTYLLVVILLIGILAYIATIAFAKYLEKGVIFENDRDHSE
- a CDS encoding HesB/IscA family protein, which codes for MSHVTLTESAAYEVKDMLEKNEMENGYLRFKVQGGGCTGLTYGMAAELEQTDKDEVYEFHGVKVLVAKKDIPVIDGTVIDFKQSLMGGGFTIDNPNATLACGCGSSFRTKEVAGQPEDC
- a CDS encoding NAD(P)/FAD-dependent oxidoreductase, which codes for MKTIVCLGGGYGNMRFIQRILPKLPSDYTITLVDKNPFHGMKTEYYALAAGTKSEKNVRVDFPDDDKVNIVFDTVAEIDIDNSRVILEKQTLDYDMLVIGLGCEDKYHDVPGAKEHTYSIQSLRESRATYESIGDLKPGSTVGIVGAGLSGIEVASELREAREDLTIKLFDRGDRILPMYPARLSAYVKRWFDDNDVEVIPNSNIVKVEADKVYNNNESHDLDLAIWTAGVQPVEVVRNLPVEFGPGGRVVLNQYHQVPEYENVYVVGDSAALKHAPSAQVAEGQAEQIAEIMEDIIKGKALPEKMSDIKMQGILGSLGSKEGFAYLKERTVTGRIARMLKSGVLWMYKLGNN
- a CDS encoding 2-hydroxyacid dehydrogenase, whose amino-acid sequence is MKKIVITRKINPNMIEKLKKDFEVVVWNEDEKPMPRERFLEETKDAHGVMTMLSDKVDREMLQNAENLKVVANLAVGFDNIDLEAARAHDVIITNTPDVLTETTAELAFTLMLTAARRVLEANRELMAGEWSGWSPYHMAGTDVFGKTVGIFGMGSIGAAFARRLSGFRSKVLYHNRSRSEVGESMGAELVSFEDLLAESDFVLCAAPLTEETKHRFDREAFSRMKESAFFVNIGRGAHVVEEDLAEAVRTGEIKGAALDVFENEPIGRDHPFIGIDNMTLLPHIGSASVDTRNNMMNLCVNNIMEVLNGGKPITPVK
- a CDS encoding NifU family protein translates to MTTGQDTMFEQVDEVLDKLRPFLLRDGGDCELVDVEDGIVKLRLLGACGTCPSSTITLKAGIERALLEEVPGFVEVEQVF
- a CDS encoding YuzB family protein; translation: MFTLVEFCSSNMLKGTEEVYRTLDEDPEIDVLDYGCLNNCGLCSKAFFVLVDGEIVSAMTPEKLLEKIYKRIDRNKRDMEEWTDDLS
- a CDS encoding Na+/H+ antiporter subunit D, which translates into the protein MTTNILPLLPIMIPFFAGIIMLFIGRRPLAHRVIATISSLLIIISAVWLVVLVYQNGTIATFLGNWAPPFGISVVIDMAAALLLLTTAIITLFTVIYSFQSIGIEREKFYYYVMVMFMISGVNGAFSTGDIFNMFVFFEVFLLASYVLITLGGTKIQLQEGFKYILVNMISSNFFVLGLAYLYSVTGSLNMADIHAKLEGFEGNYSIMTLVAVVFLFVFATKAGVFPLYFWLPGSYYAPPMPALVLFGALLTKVGIYAIARTYSLFFIDNVEFTHQMLLLLALATIIMGSIGALSYADMKRIIIYNILIAVGIILVGVSMMDEAGMLGAFYYLIHDMIIKAALFMLVGFLIYRTGETNAERLGGLIKIHPVTGWMFFIATLSLAGVPPFPGFYGKLFIVQSTFTNDNYIAGIIVLVSSLVVLYSVVRIFISAFWGEDMDFSRLKPVKSDKLIFASFAMVIVSIAFGLAADALYPLFEMAAQSFYDPASYSNYLPEVE
- a CDS encoding leucyl aminopeptidase family protein; the protein is MMEFQYRDKYVATDEPIIIGLPHEPARMENYEEVDTLLGGQMEDIIREDVLSTEFSTVTTTGVTIQRDYRKVIAVGLGKIEALDPVRLSEALGRMFQFLKDTDTVRGQILLDTFPVDIDLLAETMAIMAEVSVYEFNTYKTNQPPLFSEEAVFSITSRTDIEDRMSRYRKVGEGIVMARNFSETPPNIMTPEHMADKIAAVFRSHPHVTGEVKNDEVLEEEGYGLITAVGKASQSKPRLVTIEYRHPEAKGYRPIALVGKGITFDTGGYSIKTKTGMPEMKYDMSGAANVVGMIHAISEMGLPVHVIGVVALAENMVDGNAMRPDDVYVSHSGQSVEIKNTDAEGRLVLGDAVFHASQYAPSLIMDFATLTGAVVAALGTERTGVFTNKDAAFLTPLVEMTKYTGEEVWHLPISDIEEKNVRQSQVADLTNHVEKPGRASFAACFIKQFANGTPWIHFDIAGTGTSDKETPYGPKGATGVMIRTIVKLFETGNVHE
- a CDS encoding NAD(P)/FAD-dependent oxidoreductase; translation: MSFERKKILVLGAGYAGLQTISKLQKLLSHQDADITLINKNEYHYEATWLHETAAGTIDWEEGVYPINKVVDAQKVAFVPAEVTAIHKDEQRVETTQGTFEYDILVVALGFESETFGIDGMEEHAHSIVNPQTSLEAREEIERNFANYKKSNDPKDISILVGGAGFTGIEYLGELVESVPELCEKHGIDYNKVNITCVEAAPKMLPMFPENLVDYAVKYLEDRGVKFMVDTPIVAANEDGFVVEVDDEKQQIEANSVIWTAGVRGSSLMEESFDDVKRGRIIVRPDLRIEGYDNIYAIGDVAAVMNGETERPWPTTAQIAMQLGEHTAKNIELSLKGEKLEPFSYDDKGTVCSLGSKDGIGLVMGREIKGKKAAFMKRLIDSRAIFKIGGPLLAYSKGKLF